In Acidisarcina polymorpha, the DNA window TTTCGGTCGCCAGCTGCCGATGTCGCCATCTGTGCTGGATCCTTGGGGAGGGAAGTCAGCTCGTCGATGACGATCTCGGCCTCCGAAGCGCGCAGCGCTTGCTCAACCGCTGCTTGGTCGAACGCGCTCACCTCAACCACGGCTGCTCCTAGATGGGTGAGGCTCTGCGCGCCGGCGGCGGACCGCGTCATGCCGGTGACCGTGTGGCCCTGACGGATCAATTCTGCTATCAATGGACGACCGATTGCACCGGTTGCGCCGGCGACAAAGATTCTCATGGAAGATGCTCCTCTCGGGACGAGTATTCGCAACAAGCCCCTTTAGGATGAAGACGCAAGCGGTATGGCTCCATCAAATTTCACTGAGATAATTTTCGGCCTCTACCCGCAATTGGAGTGGGATTCATCATCTTGAGCCTCTATCATCCGAGCGTCAGCTCACCTTGGAAGACTGCTTTGCGACCAACCTAGTAAGCTGTCTGCATGACGACGACTTATAAGAATCTGATTGGCGGCCAGTGGGTCGCTGCGCGCAGCGGCAAGACCTTTCAGAACATCAACCCCGCGAACCACGATGATATTGTTGGGACCTTTCAGTCCTCCGATGCCAGCGATGTAGCGGACGCGGTCGCCGCGGCCAGTGAAGCCTGGAAGACCTGGCGCCTTACCCCTGCGCCCAAGCGCGCCGAGGTCCTTTACCGGACTGGAGAGATCCTGCTTGAACGCAAAGAGCAATATGCCCGGGACATGACTCGTGAAATGGGCAAGGTGCTCGCCGAGACGCGCGGCGACGTGCAGGAAGCGGTCGATACCGCCTACTACATGGCCGGGGAGGGACGGCGCCTCTACGGCCAGACCACGCCTTCGGAGCTGCCCAACAAGTTCGCCATGTCGTTGAGAATGCCGGTCGGCGTCGTGGGCATGATCGCGCCGTGGAACTTCCCCATGGCGATCCCTTCCTGGAAGCTCTTCCCCGCCCTGGTTTGCGGCAACGCCTGCGTAATCAAGCCCGCGGAAGATACCCCGCTGTCGACTTATAACCTCGTCCAAACACTCATGGATGCCGGGTTACCGCCGGGAGTGGTGAACATCGTGACTGGGTTCGGTCCCGAGGCCGGCGCGCCGCTGGTGGAGCATCCCGGCGTGCGCGCAATTTCCTTTACTGGTTCGAGCGAAGTTGGCCGCATCGTTGGCCAGACCGCCGCTGGACTCTTCAAGCCTTGCTCGCTCGAAATGGGCGGGAAGAATGCCATGATCGTCCTCGAGGACGCGAACCTCGACCTGGCCCTCGAAGGCGCCCTGTGGGGGGCCTTTGGAACTACCGGACAGCGCTGCACGGCGACCAGCCGGATCATTCTGCATAAGAAGATCGCTGCTGAATTCGCTGAGAAGCTCGTCGCCCGCGCCGAGGCGCTCAAGGTCGGGGATGGACTCGATGAGCAGACTCAAGTCGGCCCGCAGATCAATCAGCAGCAGATTGAAACCTCCGAGCGTTACGTTGGCATTGCCACGAAAGAAGGCGCCAAGCTGCTCACTGGAGGCAAGCGCCTCCGCGAAGGCGCTCATGGCAAAGGCTGGTTCTTCGCGCCGACTATCTT includes these proteins:
- a CDS encoding aldehyde dehydrogenase family protein; amino-acid sequence: MTTTYKNLIGGQWVAARSGKTFQNINPANHDDIVGTFQSSDASDVADAVAAASEAWKTWRLTPAPKRAEVLYRTGEILLERKEQYARDMTREMGKVLAETRGDVQEAVDTAYYMAGEGRRLYGQTTPSELPNKFAMSLRMPVGVVGMIAPWNFPMAIPSWKLFPALVCGNACVIKPAEDTPLSTYNLVQTLMDAGLPPGVVNIVTGFGPEAGAPLVEHPGVRAISFTGSSEVGRIVGQTAAGLFKPCSLEMGGKNAMIVLEDANLDLALEGALWGAFGTTGQRCTATSRIILHKKIAAEFAEKLVARAEALKVGDGLDEQTQVGPQINQQQIETSERYVGIATKEGAKLLTGGKRLREGAHGKGWFFAPTIFSEVTPNMRIAQEEVFGPVVSLLECEGLEDALSIANGIQYGLSTSLYSKDVNRAFQAIRDLEAGITYINAPTIGAEVHLPFGGVKQTGNGHREGGTGALDFYTTWKSVYVDYSDKLQRAQIDTGE